From Aegilops tauschii subsp. strangulata cultivar AL8/78 chromosome 5, Aet v6.0, whole genome shotgun sequence:
ATTTCTGCAACCTCATCTGAAGCATACTATTCTATTATGCTCGAAGCCCAAATAGTAAACAGGATGCGCTTTGCATAGAGTCGATGCTCACAAACATGGGGCTAATTATACATGGTAAACATGAATAAACTATAGGTCTTATCGAACCAAATTAGATAGGAGTCTGCGTGCGTTTATCTTAGCGGCGTGGCACCCGGGTTGATAGTGGAGCTGATTGAATTGGAGGCGGGGACAGATTAGCAGGAAACCAATGCCACGAAGAGTGCGTGAGGTTCGTATGCCAAGCAGACTTATATGCAACCATGGATAGGAAAGTGATCCCGTATTAATTAATTAGAGTTAATGCGCATTATTACACAAGGAATTAGTGGggaaacaaaaaaaaggaaagaaCATAGATATAGCAGTTGATCCCGGACAGAATCTCATCTGTCATTGATTTCTTTCATCTAGCTGGATTTATAATGATGACAACACGTACTATAAAAATAGATCCTTGTGAAGCTGTTTTAGAGGCGACGAACACTAAGTGGCTGTGCGAACATAATAACATTTGAACATCATTATAGAGCATCGAAGTGAATTTTGCATCAGACTTGAACCCTCCTCATTCGTTGAACGTGAACATGGCTCGTTCGTTGAACAATCAAGTTGGCCCGGTTGAGCATCTCCTAGTGCCGCACGGCAGGCTGCCAGCTCGTAGGACTGCTGGTTGTCTGGTTGGAAGACAAGCTGGCTCATGTATGTCGTTTTCAAGAACCGTACAAAATAGGTTTAATAAAACAACATACAATCCATATTTTTATATAAGATGGTCATGTTAAACATTCTTCGATTACACAAGCACTCACGTTGTGCTCTGTTGACCTCAAGCAGTGTGGCACCTAAAGTCCAGAGCCCCTGCTTTGCTAGTCCCCACCGCATCAAGTGGCGTGACACATGCTGGTCCCAGACACGTAGGTAGATAAACTCCCTCCTGGTTGAGCAATAAAATGTTAGCCCACTGCCATGCATCACATGTCGGTATGGTGTGGTACGGTCGTCTGACCTGTGTAACATTATTTTGCTGACATGCATCACTATGCCAATGACATCTGGGAAAAAATGATGTGAATTTGTTAAGAAAGTCTGGCTCAACTACATGTCAGCAAAATTCATTGTGAGATGATACAATGCACCTGCAAGCATCCTGTTTCTGAGGCTGTAGACATCTATAAAATCAATGAATCGTGGCGGCAACGAAGGGATGTTAATGCTGGCCCTGGCAAGAAGTATTTCAGTGCGCGAGTGGAGGACGATGTAAAAGTCACATGGCACCGGCAATGCAACTGGCAGATGCATAGCTGCTGGTTCAAAACCAACTTTTTTGAATAAGTGTACTGAGCCGGCACGTAGGTTGTCACTGAAGCGATATGCGATCGGTTGAAATGGATCAAATGCAATTGCATCCATTTTGACCCCCTGAAAATCTATTGCATACATTAGCAGCATGTTGAATATATTATCAGCAGATCACTTGATAGCATATCTTCTTTGAATACTTACAGTTTGGTCGATGAGGATGGCGTGAAAGATGACTGCTCCACTGCGGGTATGTTTGATGCGAGCATACAAAACCTTTGCCGTTGCGTCCCAACCTCTAGTGTATATATATAGGTTTCCTATTTCGCCGAACCTTACATGTCTGCAATTGGTTGACAAAGAGCACAATTCTGTATATTTCCTAATGCAAATAACTAAAAGCAGGAATGGATAAAATGTTGCCTGGCGATCGGCGGTGGAGGGCCAACGGGAGCGGGAACGAAGTTCACAGGCGGTGGTGCCATGACCCTCTTCGAGCCAGGACGGCCCATCCTGGGTCCCATCGGCATGAGTGCTAAGACCCGATTTCTCTTCTAACACGACTCATGGTTCAGAACGCAAGGACGTATATTGACTGATCTGACTATTTTCATTTTCATTGGCGCCAAGTAAACCATGGTGATAGGAAAAAGGAAGTGATTGAAAGAAGGAGATTGATCAACGTTTGATTGAAAGAAGGAAGGAGATTTATCACCGTCATGAATGAATTGATTGCCATGCATGAATTGATTGTGTTTCTATTGATTGTTGATTGATTCCGCTTGGTTGCCTTATGTGAATTATTTCTTTACCAAAGATAGAGTCGATTGGAGGGAGAAAAGAAAATCGGCAGAGGGAGAAAATCGGTGGGGAGAAAACCGGTGTCGGGAGAAAAAAATCGCTAGAGGGGAGGGGAGATCGTACGAAGGGGTTGAACGAAGAGGGGGAACGTAAGAGGGGAAACGGAACCTTACGTTTCTTTTAGATAAAATATATAGTAGAGAAGAGATAGAGATTTCTCTATGGAACGCGTGTGCTGCAGACCCGCGGCGCTGCTGTTCCATTGGTCTTCTCTGCAACTACGCAGGCGCGCGGCCAACAATTACGAAGCGACAGGCTAAGCCGCCTCTTATCCGAACCTTCTTCGCCCAATGGTGAAGCGACGCCGATGCGGTGGTCACCTTCGAACGAGATTTCGGCCGATCAGAAGCAGATGCAGCGGCCGCGGAAAACGCCGCCGGGATAAACGCCAAGGCGGAGTCGGCCGCGTGCTTCCCATTCGCATGCCTGTAGTGGGTTGTGGGCGCAAAAGAGAACTGAACGTCGTACGTCCCTGTTAATCATGATTGATTCTTGCAGAGACGGCAGGCGCGCACGGATTTAGGCGGCAGAATATTCACACGGCCTGATTAAGTACACAGACAAAGCGACAAGCTAATCATCATCTTATCCGGAAGCTTTTCGGCCGCCGATGAAGCGACGCCGACCGCCGAAGCAGTTCACTGTTAAGCTTATCGATCAAGGAAGCAGAGGCCacgacagcggcggcggcggtagaCGGCGCCGGGTAGACGCCGGGCGCAGCCGACCTCGTGGCTCCCGTTCACATACCTGTAGTCGTAGGGGGGCGGACGGCTCATGAAACTACGTCACAGTTCATCTCGTGGGGAAAAGGTCACAGGTCAAAATCGTGGTAGCGACAGACGCAAAACACAGAGCGAGGAAAGGCTAAAGACGGCAAAAGGACAATAACCAAGAAGTTATTAGATTAAGCAGCGGGGTACTTACACGATCTAGCTAAGTACAGTGGTCTTTTAGGTTATTTCTCGTTAGGCGTTATGCTAGTACTGGGATACTACTGACTCCAAAAGCTATTGGTTACTCAGTACAACCGATGGAAGATGGTAGCTCTGACTATATTCAATCGGTTTGAATGTCGGTCGCATAACATGATAGGTGTTTAGGGCCCTAGTCCTTTCTTTCATACCGGTTGTGGCATTGCGctgtgcttcttttgcgagttgTAATACTTTTAAGATTTTGTGACACGCTGGGACTTTTAATAAAATAGTTGCATGCATCgttcagatgcagaggccgggggcaaGCCTCCTTTTTCAAAAAACAATAAGACGAAAGTAGTACTATATAAGAGGCAGAAAGGAAGAGAAAGATTGTGGTGGCTCCATGGGCACCATTCCCAAGTCCAGAATTGCTGGGGAGATAGGATGGGAAGCCGCATTTCTCCATGGGCAGCTTCTCACGTCCAAACCCAAGAATTTTGGCAAAAACAGAACCCAGACAAACAAGAATGCCATGAAACACATGTCCCATGTTCGTCATCCAATGATCTCGTCTGGCACCGTCATAAACCTCACCCGCTTCTGCAGCAAAAAGAACAAAATGATGTAAGACTTGATTACACCGACACATGCATACAATTTGCACTATGGATTTCTGGTGCCTAGGAATAAAATGTAGGAATACCTTCTAGCTTTCCTTTTACTCTAACGCTTTGTGTCTACCTTTTATTTATTTGAAACTATTTGTTCTATAATTGGAATGGCAAAAATTGACTCCATCGTAAGTTTTGTCCACATACTAAGGTTGTGTTTGGTTGAGCTTATTTTTCCAACTTCTATTTTCAAAAAGGTAGAAGCTAACCAAGGAAATAATTTTAACATCGGCTTTTGTAAAATCTACAGCTTTCACGTAGTGTAAAATCTTGCAGCCAGCCTATCTCAACTTCTTCAGATTCTTAGCGAACCGTTTTCAGTTGTCCCCTAGAAGTTGCATTACTATTTACCAACCTCTGCCTCTCTCAAGTGAAAAACGATTGGGTGAATATAGAAAGCTATCAGCAAACCCACCAACCCATTTCCTCCAAACAAACAGAGCAACCACCACTTCCCACCCAGATGGCTAGGGTTCCTGCCCGACCGCTGCTGCTTGTGGCCCTTCGGCGTCGTGCACCCAGCCGCCCCTCCGCCTCCATCCCTCACGTTGGTCTAGCCTCCGTCCCCATCGATCTGCTCGTCCTGGCGGGTAGTGAGGCCCTCCCGCGAGCAGTCGCTCCCGCCCAGCTGCCCCATCACAGACGCTGATGAGTAGAGCTACGACGTGAGGTAGCCAACACTCGTCCTTCCTTCCTTGTTCCCTCATCCACTCCTTCATGTTCTCGTTGTACAAATTAGTAGGATGTTGTGtttgtttaaaaaaaatcatggacTTGTTTCGGATGAGTACTTGTTGTAGAGAGTATATATATGTTCAGAATATGGTGAGGGTGATTTCTTATATGTGCTTTCAGTGTTGATTTTTCTCTATTCTAGGAGACTACAAGGCAAATGCAGGTGGTCACTAAAGCATTTTTCATTATGAATGGACACTGAAGACGTGAAGGATTGCATGGGTCTGATATTTTGGTGTTGCCGACATAACCAAGATGGTTGTCATATGAATGTACATTGGTTGCTAGTTATTTCGTGATCCTTTTAGTTTCGTTATGTCTATAGCTTATGATGAAATATTAGGCGGTGATATGTCGATCGCGTCATCTCACTGGTCATTTGGCTGGAGCCTGAAGAATATGTCAAATGCATATTTTCCTTTCGTATTTACTTTTCGTGTCAGCCTGATCTCGGTAATGATCTAATGATTCTCTAATATGATATAGAGCGATGTTATCAATTATTCCATTATTAtgagaaaaaggaaagaaaaaacaGAGGGAGTGAAATAGGCGTTGTTGTTGCTTGATGCTATATTGCTCGAGTGAATCCGATAACTATTGGTGGAAAAGGTAGTTTCATTACTTTCCATACCCTGATTCATGATCTTATTTGATTGCTTCATGAGATACTCTTGTGAGCTGTAATTGGAGTAATTATGTTTTTTACACCTTTTCATTGTAATTTTGGAGCTATTTTTCATTTCTTAGATTCCTATGAATGTAATTAAATACTGGAATTATGTTCCGACGTCCATGTTACAAGAATCATGTACATTATCATAATTTCGCTTTAAAAATGGTCGTTCAATTGCCTATCGATGTACATATTATTCCTTTACTGTCAATTAGCATAAAAACATTTTCACTCAGGCCCTAATGTCATTATAGACAACTCATGACCAAATTTATAATTTTATAGTTGTTTCAACCAAATAGCTTATAGCTTTTCCACAGCTGAAAGTTCACAACATTTTTCCCACAACTCACAACTAACAGCTCAACCAAACACATCAAGTATATGACTATGACGATTGCCCATCTCTTTCAAATGACTAAACAAAAGTAGAACACCCCAATCTTGTGAGCCTAAGGACCACATATCTTCTTCACAGTGGGAGCACTTAAATACCTCTGCATCCTCCCGTCTTTCCAAAATCCCCAGCAAAATGCTTGTGCAGCCAATGAAAAAGGTGTTGAGATATTGAAGACAAACAAAGTGTAGCCGCAGCGACCTATGCAGCTCTTCTTGTAGTGATTTCTGAATTTCGAGTGATGCATGTGAATCCCTGGTGACTCAAATCAAAAGATGTTTTTGTCAACATCATCAGCGGAACCACCTTCGGTAGTCTGGGCTGAGCGTTGCACTTGGTTTACATATGGTTCGGTGAGGAAAAATCAAGACGTTTCCGCGCAGCAAGTTATGTCAGTACATAGCAGTGGGCGGGCCAAAGGGTGTGTGTGCTCACACACGATGCAGAGCGGAAGTTTCATTTTCATGGGGTTTTAATGGGGCTCAACCCCTTCGGGTAGTGAGGTCCGCCCATGGTAAATTTGATGGACCACATCATCTCCATTTGGTAGAGAGGTATTATTTCAGAGTGCTACCCTGTCTCCGTGTGTATTCTAAGTCGAAGTATCGAACTGTGTTATCACCGGTTCTGTTCATTTTCCCTGTGCATTCTAAGTCTCGAAGTATCGAACCGTGTTATCACTGGTTGTGTTCATTTCACTGCGCGTGGCAAAGCGACAAGCCACTCTTCCTGTGTGGAATATTTTCGCCCACAGATGAAGCGACGCCGACGCAGCAGTCACCTTCGAACAAGATTTCGAtacggcggcgagcggcggaaAATGGCGCCGGCTATACGCCAGGCGCAGTCGGCATTGTGCGTCCCATTCTCAGGCCTGTAGTGTGTTGTAGGCGCAAAGAGAAGATACTGATAATAATCATGAACGTACGTCCCTGTTAAGCACACAGGCTCACATGACCGGTGGCAGGCAGGCGCCGATTAGGCGGCGGAACATCTACACGACATGATTAAGTACACAGACAAAGCGACAAGCTAATCATCCTCCTCTTATCCGAAAATTTTCCAGCCCACCGATGAAGCGACGCCGACCGAAGACGGACGCGGTTCACTTTCGAGCAAGATCATCGACCAAAAAGCAGAGGCGACGACagacagcggcggcggcggaaaaCGGCGCCGGATGAACGCCAGGCGCAGCCGACCTCGTAGGCGGCGGACGGCTCATGAAACTACGTCACCGTTCATCTCGCGGGGAGAAGGTCACAGGTCAAAATCGTGGTAGCGACAGACACAAAACACAGAGCGAGGAAAGGCTAACAGTAACAGAGACGACGGATGGCCACGCAGTCACTAGATTAAGCAGCGGGAATATTTACACGACCTAGCTAAGTACAgtgattttcttttcttttttgagttGTTTCTCGTTATGCTAGTGCTACAATATATAAGAGGAGAGCAGGGAGGAAGAGAGAGGTCGTTGCTTCATGGGCACCGTTCCTAGTCCAGAATTCGCTGGGGAGATAGGATAGGAAGCCAACATTTCCCGGCAGCTTCTCACGCTCCAGACCCAGCAATTCCGCCAAAAACGCAGAGCAGTAGAGAGACAAGAATGCCATGAAGCACCCTGTCCCGCTTCGTCATCCGATGATCTCGTCCGGCACGGCCATGAACCTCGTCCGCTTCTGCAACAAAAAGAACAAGATGATGTGAGACTTGATTATTACACTGACACacaggcacacacacgtacaatTTACACTGAATTTCTGGAGCCGCGGAATAAAGATGTTCATTTTCCCCATAGATTCTACTAGGTGCTTTTCTTTTAGCAAGGGTTTGACATTCGGGCGCTTTGCCTTTGCGTGAAAGGGAAGGATTGTGAGACACTCTGTACAGCACGAAGAACTCACTTTGTGGATCCTGTACCAAAAGGCAAAAGCGATGACCGGTGATAATCAATCACTTTGTCAGGACTAATTAAACACTAACGACCAACGTTCGTACGCGAGGGTCACTAAGTTAAGTGGGTTCATCAGGACTAAACTAGTGCTACTACGTACTACCAGTACGTCAGGCTCAGCCAAGACGTGGAGACGAGGGACGGGACAAACTACGAGCTCATGATTTGGCAGAAAAATGCCACCGGAAGCAAACCCCTGCACTGAAACCGCGACACGTAGATTGATTCGAATCAGCTATACTATTCACGAATTGCCTGTCATTAGTCTAACTCCAACCTACAGCACGGGGCGTCTCGGCGGCCGGTGTCACAGCACAGTACCACTCTGTACCCAGAATCTTTCCCGCACATGCACGACGCGACTATCACGTCCCCGCCCGCTTGACGTGGCGCGCGCGGCCTATAAGCTCGCTAAGCTAAGCTAAGCTAGCTAACCACGTCACCTACCGCTGCCAATTAATCCCGGAATTGACTTGACCTGGCCCTCCATGATTCCTTCCGATCCAGTTAGGGTTGGAGCCAAGTTAACCATGCAGAAGGCAGAGCTCACGTGGTCGCCAGGACACGTGGCGTGCGCTGTTACGCTAGGGGTGGATCGCAGAGTGGCCGCGAGATGCAGAGCTGCAGATGCTCTGTGTCTCCGGGTGAATGATGGGACGGACGGAGGAGAGGAGGTAGGGTAGGAGAAGCTTCACCAGCTGTGGCGCGCAGCGGCAGTGCTGCACCACGTGAAGGATGGAGCCGAGCCTATCGGGGGCGGGCAACCAACCAACAAAGCGAAGTGGAGGTCAAAAGGACGTGCCGAAGGTGGGGGCGGGCAAAAACCACACGTACCGCACTCCCCAAACAAGGCAAAGGCCGCGCGCCAAGTTGCCACGGATCATTCACCGCCCAAACAAGGCAAAGAAAGATCCACTCGGCATCCAATCCATTTCCGTTGGCGCTGGCGATGCTCTTTCTCTTACTCCCTTTCGGTTTATAAAACGGGAATCTGGACAGAGCCATGGCAGCATTGCTACTCGTCTTGTCGTCCCATTACGGCCTGCTGTTTGTTGGGGGAGGCGCAGAGTAGAGCCGGCGAGCTGGTGATCTGTGTATGGGACGTCCTTGTCGGCTAAGCCTAATCGGGCCGGAGCGCGGAGCAGGTTCGCATGGTGCCAAATTATCGTTTCAACGAGCTTGGACGGAAATGTAACATGGCAAGTTGTGCCCGCGCACGGAAGGTCACGGTCATGGCCgcggtgggggtgggggtgggagggCGCTCACCTCTTTCTTCATGGCTGGCTTGTTGGTGCACAGCGCGGAGGCCGGCAGCGCGGCGGGCttggccggcgcggcggcggcggcgccccccTGGTCCCTGGCGACGCAGAGCTGCATGATCCGCTCGGCGGCCTCCGCGGGGTCCCTGCTCTCCTTCATCAGCCGCGCCACCTCCGCCTTGGGCAGCCGCATCCGCAGCCGCACGGCGCCGTCCGCGCCGGCCTCCACGGACGACGACCGGGCCGCCGCCTCCCTGCCGGCGGAGGGCATCAGGGACGCCACGTCCGACACGGTGCGGCGCGACAGCATCAGGCTCTCCAGCCGCTCCCTGGCGCCCACGTGCAGCGCGCCGGACCACGTCTTGTGCGGCCCGCGCAGGtcctgctcgccgccgccgccgccgccgcgcccgccggcTCCGCCGGGCGGGAGCTGCACCAGGAAGTAGAGCTTGCCCGGCTTGAGCGCGGCGTCGCGGTCGAGCGGGCGGGCGCGGACGCCGAGCCGCCGCACCTCCTCGGACTCGAGCAGCTGGTGGCCCGGGTGGCCGCGCAGCGCCGCGCCGGCTGCCGCGGGCGTCTTGTACCGGAACGTGGCGCCGTCCACCGTCATCACCTTGGCCGCGCGCCGCCTGCCGGCCAGAGCGTTCCCCATGCCACCGCCGCGCCTTGAGCCTTGTCTGGCTGGCTAGCTAGCTTAGCTCCGTGCGGCAGCGCGCGCAGGGCGGCCGTAAAATGATGATTAGCGAGGAGCTGGGACTGGGGGGTCGGTTGGTTACCCGTTACCGTACGTGGGGTTGGAGGAGCGGGCGAGAGGGAAACGGAGAGAGAGCTGGGAGTTATAAAGGTGCTCTGCTGTGAGGCTCTCTCGGGGTCAAATACTCAAATGGATCCCCGTTCTGTTGGTGTTCCGACGCTCCTCTCTCTAGTTTGTACTAGGTGTTCCCACGGTCGAATTATTAATAAATACTTTAACACTTATTAACAAATGTTCGTAAATCCGTATTCCTTTTTGTACGCTTCTCTTTATCAGCATGAAACTTTTTTcctccccgcaaaaaaaaaagcaTGAAACTTTTTTCCGTACGGTTTATGGATCACACTACTTTTCTCTTTCTTTAACTATGCAAATTATGCATGGATCGCACTACTTCTTTTATGGTTAAGTCATATTTTTCCCTTTATGTCACAACGTGGACAGTAACAAATCACCAACGCAATATGCATGATGCGTGTGTACGCTGATTGACGCAAAAAAGATGAAGGCGAGTTAGCAGTGGATACTACTCATGAGCTCCACCGCGGTGCTAATGATGATCTGCTTACGTGTTATCTCGATTGTGTCAAAGTGTAAAATTTGATGGGGCGCGATCTTGTTTGCAGCCTATGATGTAAAAGCACGCATTAAGATTGCCATTGCCTTTTCAAAGGCTAAGTTAAGTCAACATGAAGAAATATCTTGGTACCATGGTTTCCAAGCCAACCTCGGTTAACCAAATAAAGCTCACGGAGTTCAACAGAATTAGCTTTCAGTACACTAAAGTAAGTGTTAACATCAAACATCAATGTGCCAAGCACACAACTAAAATTGAGGCCTATATCAAACTGCAAAAGATTTCGTCCAAATTTTGAGTAAGGTGGTATGGGATCCGTCGAGCTGTCATGTACTACTCCGACCATCTTATTGTCTTGCAGCCAGATCGATTCGAAAGATAAGTCCTCTTAAACGTCCAAGCCGGCCACGATTAATCAGCATGTCGGTGCAACAAAATGCCAAATGTGCAAAATATTCTGACATATAACTGTAGAGCTAGACTGGTGATATGGGAATTCTTAGTTTTAATATATCTTCGTTATGTTTTCCTTTGAGTAAGTCTCATTGTGAATTGTCTAGAAAATGTCCCAGTTTTTAAATTATGATAAATCACGAGTGCAATAATATTCTCGATTCATTTGTACGTTGACTAATGCAAGAAGTGGCATGTTAGATGTTAGCACTGGATACAACCGATGTGCTCCACTACGGTACTAATGATGATGGCATGCTTTATTCACCTTTTATCTAAGATCGTGTCATAATGTAACATTTGATCTTGCAATCTTGTTGTAGGTGAATGATGTAAGACCATGCATTTGTAGTTGTATTAACATTTTAAACACTAACTTGTATCAACTTGGACAAAAACCATGCTTTCCAAATCCAATGTAACCAAATAATTTTTTTGCGATGGTAACCAGATAAAGTTGGTGGTGGGCTTTATTTGGTTAACTGACGACGAGCATGCTCGACTTGCAGAATATACTATTTGTACACTATATTTAGGTTTAGATGCTAAAAGTAAACCAAAATTTATCAATAATTTGTGTTGTATTTAAGTTTTTTACATAATggaagttaactttcggcctcgGCCCCAGCTTGAGAGTGAACACGGCTAGATGCATGACTTACGTGAAATGTCAAATTGTGTAATACTCAATCCAAAATGTAAGTAAGGCGGTTCCAAGTCAAACCCCTGTGTTGATCAACTCAGAAGATGAAATCTTTGTCATATGTTCTAACCTAACCTTGGTTAattagcatgttcaaactcaacCAGTCGATACAATGGCAAAGTACAAAAAATCTTTGTGTCATTCTGATTTTTgagaaaaaaatatatttttctGTTAGGGAATGTTTGAAAACCACCCTTTGGCAAGTGAAGTTGTGGGGGCGTGGCTTACCGACTCACTGTTACACGCGCCAATGTGTTCTAGTAGAAATGTTGTGGGATTAGTGAACTCACTGCCAATGTATGTTAGTTGTAAGTGTGTGATAAATTATTTTGTTGCAAAGAAGATCCGGATCTAGTATAAAGGTTCACCGGAAGTACGAAAC
This genomic window contains:
- the LOC109772041 gene encoding uncharacterized protein At1g66480 codes for the protein MGNALAGRRRAAKVMTVDGATFRYKTPAAAGAALRGHPGHQLLESEEVRRLGVRARPLDRDAALKPGKLYFLVQLPPGGAGGRGGGGGGEQDLRGPHKTWSGALHVGARERLESLMLSRRTVSDVASLMPSAGREAAARSSSVEAGADGAVRLRMRLPKAEVARLMKESRDPAEAAERIMQLCVARDQGGAAAAAPAKPAALPASALCTNKPAMKKEKRTRFMAVPDEIIG